Within the Gloeobacter kilaueensis JS1 genome, the region GCATCCCGTGTTTTCAAGGGAGAATCTACTGAAAGCTATAGACAAAAATTTGCTCAGCGTGTATGCTGAAGGATCAACACCAGATACTCGGTTTGAGAAGCACCATATGTGGGCGTTACAGGTAGTAGATGGACGTCCTCAAATCGAAAAAATATTTCTTTATCGCGGTGACTTTCTGTTACCAGGAACAGCGGCTGTAAGAATAAGGATTGAAGGAGTTAACCATGCCACTTGAGCATCTATTTGCTGATGAGGTCCCAGATGCTCGTCCGTATGATCATCGAAGAACTCTGTATGAAAAGTTTGGTATCGTCTCAAATCCGTTTCCAAGTGCTAATCAAACTAGTGGTCATCCTCACTTATCAACACCCGCTGACAAGCAAATTGACTCTGAAGTTATAGCATTTTATTCTGATCGCAGATCTCACGTCATTGCTGTTACTGCGACTCAGGGAATCGGAAAAACAAATCTTCTAAATGCTTATGAGACTGCTCTTCGCGAGAAGCTTGCTCCTAAAGGATTTTTTGTGATCAGGTACATTGCAGACCCAGAGCCATCTTTTGACCCACTCATTAGATCAATATTTGAAAACCTTGGTGAAGAGCATTTAGCAAGAACTGTAACAGAATTACGCAAAAAAATCCAACTTGATTCCAAGAGGCAAGATGTTATAGAGCAAGTGAAAGTTCCAGAAGTAAAGATCATGGTGAGATCTTTAATTGGAGCTGATACTGATGATAAACTTCAAAGGCGTTGCTCACTTGCTTATCAATGGCTTATAGGGCTTCCTGTTAGGAAAGCGCATCGTGATGAGATAAGCGTTCAATTTCGGCTTGATACAGTCGAATCTAGAACTCGTGCTCTACAAGACATTGTTTACTTCAGCGCAGCTGTAGGCACTCTTGAGGGTATCTTTCTATTGTTAGATGAGCTAGAAAAGCAGGGTTCTACATTATCCATTATGAATACAGTAAGATATCTTTCAGCTTTGCGTGCTTTGATAGATGCATTGCCAAGATACTTGTTCCTGATGCTAGCTCTTACTCCTGATGCGTTGGAGCGTTATAAAGAGCAAGTGCCAGCTTTAAGGGGTCGCTTGATAAATGAGGTTTCACTTCCTGCACTGACGACAGAAGAACAAGCTATTGACCTATGGAGATTTTATTTGAATTCGGCCGAAATAGAAGCGAAAAGTCTAGCTGATGACAATCAATGGCGAAGGATTCCAAGTGCAGATTTTATTGTAAGCAAGCTTGATGCGCAGCGCCTCTTTGGCGACCTTCTTCGTCGTGGTTCAGTTCGAGGAGCAAATAGTGTTCGTCAGAGAGAATATCTTCATGCATTACATGAGAGTGCTCGCAGGTCTATTGAGTTAGCTGTTTAATAGTTGAGAACGTTTAGAGCTATCTTTCCTCTGAGAGCCAGCTGATTGCGCTTCTAAGCCAGACTTCGGTCTGTTGTTCTTCGGCCAGGGCCGGGGCGATGGCGTCGAGGGCTTTTACGGTTTCATTTGGAGCGAAGCCCAGAGCGAGCAGGGCCATCTCCACCTCGGCGTAGATGCGGGTGTCAGCTTTTGCCCCGACGGCGGCGATGCCCGCCTCCTCGCGCCACTTAGAAAGGCGGGTGCGCAGTTCGAGGGCGAGGCGTTGGGCGGTCTTGGCACCGATGCCGGGGGCGAGGGCGAGGGCACGGGTGTTGCCCTGGAGGATGGCCTGGACCAGTTCGGTGGGAGCAAGGGTTTCGAGGAGCGCCAGGCCCATGCGTGGCCCGATGCCGCTCACCGAGATGAGCTGATCAAAGAGTTCGCGCTCGCTCGCTTCTAAAAAGCCAAATAGCTGCATCGCGTCCTCGCGGACGATGAAGGCCGTAAAAAGCTTCACCTCCTCGCCGATGCGCGGCAGTTGCCGGACGGTGCGGGCATGAATCCAGACGCGGTAGCCGACGCCGCCCACCTCCAGCGTCGCCCAACTCTGGCCGCTGCGTGGACCGACTTCGACAAGCTGGCCGCGCAAAAAGCTAATCACAACTACCTCCGCCCTTTTTCATGTCTGGCGCACGAGCTTGGGCCAGAGCAGGCACGACAGCCAGTTGATCAAAATATGAGCGACGACAGGCACCAGCAGATTGCCCGTAACGAGCATCGCCCCCCCGAGTAGAAGGCCGATGAGCGTCGCCCAGAGCGCGTAGGGCCAGTGACGCCAGTCCCAGATATGGAGCAGACCAAAAAGCACGCTGCTGGCAACAAGCCCGATCGCCGGCAGGGCCACCCCCCGAAAGAGCAATTCCTCGCTCAAGCCGGGCAGCAGTCCGAGCCAGAGGTAATCGAGGCGGCTTAGAGGAGCGAGCACCATTTCCATATATTGAATGGCGCTCTCGCGGTAGGCGGGCCACAGCTGGTAGACCAGCAGGCTGAGGAGACTGATCGCCACTCCCACGCCGACGCCCTGCAACAGGGCTGTCCAGCTGAAGGCAATGGCCAGGTCGATCTGCGCCAGTGTCCGCCAGATCTGAGCCACCAGCAACAGCACGAGGGCGGTGAGGGCCAGAACGAGCAGAACCTGAGAGCGCGAAAGGATCATCGTGAGCAAATACACAAGCCGATCGAGACGATCTTAATCCCTCCAATGCCTGCTTTTTGGTAGAACGCGTGGGCCTGTAGCTTCCTCCCTCTGTCGCTTGACGGCGAATAATTCTTAGGAGACCATGACTACTAACTCGTCTTGTTCTTTACAAGCTAGATCGCCTCTGCTGTCTGTCCTGTCTGCTGGTTTTGTTGCACACCATGGAACAAATCGAATTCATCATCCATCCTGATGGCCGCGTCGAGGAGCGCGTCGAGGGGGTCACAGGCAATAGCTGCTCGGAGCTGACCCGCTCGATCGAGCAGGCGCTGGGCCACACCTGTCATACGCAGCTCACCGCCGAGTACTACCAGCAGGCGCAGGTGTCTCAGTCATTGTGGAATACTTTTGAACCTCACTGAATCTCGAAGAGCCGCAGGAGCCTACCCATGTCCCATTTTTCCCAAATCAAGACGCGCATCCGCGATCTGGATGCCTTGCAAAAGGCCCTGGCCGATCTTGATATTGTCTGTGAGCGCGGCAATGTCACGGTACGCGGCTATCGCGGCCAGACGCGCCCGGCTCATCTGGTGATCCGCCAGGAAAACGGACACGATGTCGGATTTGTCTGGAACGGCCAGGAATACGAGCTTGTCACCGACGTGCAGTTCTGGCAGCAGCGCTGGACGCTGGAACGCTTTTTGGGCAAGGTTTCCCAGCGCTATGCCCTGCACACGGTTCTAGCCGAGTCGGCTCCCAAGGGCTTTAACGTCGTTACCCAGGAAAATCGTGAGGACGGCACGCTGCGGCTGGTGCTCCAGCGCTGGAACGGCTGATGAGCGCGGAAGAACCGGCAGCGATCCGCTCGGGCTACGAGCCAGAACTGGGCGGTGTGCTGCGCTCGGGCCAGGCGCGCTCCGGTTACGAGCCGGAACTGGGCGGGATGTTGCGCCAGAAGGCGGTCTACGTCGATGAGATAACCTGCATTGGCTGCGGTCACTGCGCCTACGTGGCGCGGGGCACCTTTTATCTAGAGTCCGAGTATGGCCGCTCGCGGGTGATCAATCAAGACGGCGACGACGAAGACCGCATTCAGGAGGCGATCGACTGCTGCCCGGTCGATTGCATCCACTGGGTCGGTTATACCGAGCTACCGGCGCTCGAAGAAGCGCGGCGCTTCCAGCAGATTCCGGATATTGGCCTGCCGCCCACCGCCCACAAGCTTAGACCCCGACGACCGGTCAGCCGCAAGCCGAGGGTCCAAAAAGCCGAGGGACGCTAGCCCGTCTGCTGCCTTGCAGGCTTGAACTTGCACAGCAATTCTACCCCTGGCTGCCGCTATCCTGGCCACCAAGCGGGTTAATTCTCACTCACATGGCCGGCCTGTTCGCCTTGAGTGACCTGCTGTTGCTGATCGCCATTTCTCTGCCCGAATCTGCCAGCGATGCTGTGCGAAAATTGAGGCAAACCGCCGTTCTCAGCTCTGAGCAGGTAGACACCGCTCTGCTCAGCATCGAGCAAGTCAAACGCACCTGGAGATTGCCATGAGCGAAAAGACAACTGACACTCAGCCCTGGAGGCCAGATGAGCAGGCTCGTCAACAGCTAAGCGAACAGCTACGGGCGGCTAGCGCGGGCTTGCGCCAGAGCAGCGCAGCCATCCAGCAACTGATCGATGAGCTGGAGCGCTGCCGGGCGGACAGCCCTCTTGGTCGCTACCATGCCCGCCGCCAGCGTGAAGCGCAAGCAAAACAAGCTGAGACGGCATGAGCGGCACCGCCGGCTCAGTGCATCTAGCAGGGGAGCACGGTTGATTAGCACAATGCAGACAGGATCTAAGGAGGTTTTGTGCAACGCAAGAGACAGGGGGGATGGTGTGCCTTTTGAAGCTGTAGCGACTGAGCTAAAGTTTTTTAATGAGGCTCAAGCGAGTAAACCCTATTCCAGCCGAGTTCACATCACTGAGAATGAGATTCAAAGATGGAGTGTCCTGAGCGCTCAGTCACGTACAGTTATGTTTGACCAAATAGCTACCTATCTGGCGCGCAGCTTCCATAACTCTAAACTGAGCTTTGAATCTTGCAACGCAATCATGAATGATATTTACGGCGTGATAATCTCGGCGGGTGAAAGTCCTCCAGCCCTATTTTTAGAGATTTACCTCGCATTTGACGAAGGGGAGCACTACCACAACGACAGGCGCGATGAAGATCCTGCTTTAGTATATACAAGATCAAGAATTGCTCAGATTCTTGAGGGTTTGTCATCGTCACCGTAGATCTTGAACTGATCTTTTCAGTATCGAATCAAAAGGGAGACGTTAAATGTCTTTCCAAGGATGCGATAGGTCGAGTTACTGCCGATGGTTGAGCAAAGATTACAAGCAGTGCCAGAGAGTAGTGAGTCGATGACCAACTTGGCGAATATTTGCCTGGTCCTACAAAGATTGACCGTTACCCAGCCTGCCTCCGAAACCTCTTGACAACTTTACGAATCAGTTCTGAAACAGTGGGGGTAAAGTTCTACAGCCTCACCGAGCATGCTGAAGGTCAGCAGGCAGACCCTCTATCGAGCGCTACGGGCCGACTAGACCCCTGCTCTTCAAGCCCTCTGCGATCCAAAGCTTGATAAGAGACTGGCGCGTAACACCCAAGCGGTTTGCTTCTCTATCAAGAGACTTCACCATCCAATCGGGAAAATCTACATTGACCCGTTTTGTGCGGAGTCCTGGACGGCTCGCTTTACTGATATCAAGCATGGCCGTCATGTCCTGATCAGTATCATCAAAATGCTGGTCAAAATCAGATGCTTTCATAAAGTTCTATCTCCTCAATTCTTGAACGTCTCACCGAGATCAAGCGGATGCGGTCATCGCGGTAGGTGATTACGGCTGACCAGTGTTTGTTACCGATTAAGCCAATGATCATATTACGGGGCTCGTCTATCGTTTTTGCTGGAATCTCAAGATAGGCGGAATCTTCCCAGATGGCTTGTGCCTCATCGAAGGAAATCCCATGCTTGATCTTGTTTGCCGCGCTTTTGGCATCGTCGAATTCAAACTCCATGAACCCAGGTTGGCCTTAATGGTATAGAAATGCAACAAAAATTATACTGCTAGTGTAGCTTTTGCCTGTGTCATTGAAAAGTCCAAAAATGACAGAACAGGAACGCCAGGCTGAGCGCTAACTGACTACAGGAGCAGAGAGCATGATCAAACATTTTGACCACGTTACCGTCGTAGTACAAGATGTCCGGGCGGCCCAGCAGTTTTTCGGCCTGCTGGGGTTCGAGGAAGACAAGTCTGTCGTGATCGCGGGCCCAAAGTTCTCGGCCTATATGGGAGTAGACGGCATTGAGGCCGAACACGTCACGCTCGTCCTCGCCGATGTCTCACCGCGAACAGAAGTGCAATTACTGAAGTACCACCATCCGCATTTTCTCCCCGACCCGGCGATCAGCAATCTTACCAAACTGGGGTTCAACCACGTCTGCTTTGCCGTGGACGATCTGGAGGCTGAGGTGGCAAGGCTTGAAGCGAGGGGCGTCCAACTTCGCAACGAGATTATGGACTTTCATGGGCGAAAACTGGTCTTTCTTTGGGGACCGGAGGGCATCACTGTGGAGCTGGCGCAATGGGTCGAAGCCGCACGTAGCGCCGAAGCAGGCACTGCAGCTAGCTGATTTGGAACTGGAAAACTGGACACCGGGCCAGGTTATGTGCCTGCTGCGGTGGAGATGACTTTTATATCACTCTCAAGGCACCTCGACCCCGAGAGCTGCAAGGCGGCGGCGGCCTTCGGCGCGCAGTTGGGCTGTCGGGGCGGAAACATAAAATTCGCGCCAGAGCTGAATTGCCCGCTCGCGGTCATTGCTTGCGTTATAAAAAGCGGCGGCGTTGTCGCGCATGACGGCGGGTGCGCCCGGTTCGCGGGCGGCCCGCTCGAAGTAGGCGGCGGCCTGCCGGTAGTGGCCCAGGTGCCGAAAGGCGACCGAACCCGCCAGCCGCCAGAGATACCAGCTACCGGGCATCCCGAGAGCGTCTGCTCGACCAGGGTTGCGCTTTGCTGCCGCCGTCAAAATAGCGATCGCCTCTTTGGGAGCGCCCATCTGCTCGGCGACGGCGTAGTTGGCCTGAGTAGCGGCAAAGATAAACGCCGGGTCGAGGGCTGTGATCGCCTGAATGTACTCGGCACTGAGACCATAGCCGCTTTTTTTGCGCGCCGCGACATCGCCGAAATACTGGACGTACTGCAGCCAGAGCCAGTCGGCGAGCAGGTTGCGCCAGCCAAAAGCCCGAGAATGGAGCACGAACGGAGCCGGTAGCCGGGTGGGCTGATTGATTCCAGCGACGCGATCGGATGTCGGTGTCAGGCTGGGCCGCTGCAACCAGAGGACAGCCAGACCAAAGCTACAGGCGACCAGCAGCAGCCCTAGCGATCGAGGCATTGCAGGAGCGCCCGACCGGCGGCCTCGCCAGAAACAAAAGCGCCCTCTACCCGCGCCCCCGCGCACCAGCAGCCGGCCATCAGCAGTGGAGCGGGGGTATGAATGGCCAGAAAGTTCTCTTTGAGCGGGTTGTCGGGCATTGCGTAGCGCCAGCGGTGCAGCTGTACCCACTCTGGCTGGGCCAGATCGAGGGGCGTGTAGGGGGCAAGCCGCTTCGCACAGTGGTGCAAGATCTCGCCGGTCGTTAGCTCAGAGTCCGCCTCAAGAAATTGATGACTGAATTCGGGCTGAGCGTGGAGAACAAGGGTGAGAGAGACCGGATGCAGGCGCTTGGAAGAATCCACCGCGCTCCAGGCAAGAATCGGATCGTCCTCCCAGCGCAGGGCAACCGGCAATTTATCCGGCGGCACCGGGCCGTAACCGGCGATGAGCGCCAGACAGGGCTGAAAATCGACGGTGCTGGCCGGGGCAAAGGCAGGATCGTCGGCAAAGTCATCGGCGATGACGAGGCTCTGCGCCGGCGGAGCGGTGAGGAGCACAGCGCGCGCCTCCTCGCACGCGCCGTTCTCGGTGTGGACCTGCCAGTGGCCGCTATCGGTGGGGGCGATCGACTGCACCCGGTGCTCGAGGAGGACTTGCAGATCCTGCGCTAGATGTTTGGCGAGGGTACTCATCCCCGCCGGGCAGACGTAGCGCGGCGAGCGGTGCTCAGCACTGGCGGCTTCGAGGCTGCCGTCCGCCTTTAGAGTCGGTACGCTCTCGATCCAGACTGCTACTTCCTTTTGGGCGATGAGGGGGGCGAGAAAGGCGCGAAAAGTGTCGCTGCGGCAGGTAAAGTACTGGGCACCGTGATCGACGGACACCGTTCCGTAGGGCGTCTCGACCCGGCGGGTCGCGAGGCGGCCACCGACTCCCCGCGACTTTTCGAGTAACTTAACTTTTAGACCGGCTCGCCTGAGAATACGGGCAGCAGCCAGTCCAGTAATCCCTGCCCCGACGACGATCACATCTTCCATCTCCCCAGCCTACCCCCCGAAAGCCGCTGCCAGTGGCACTAAGATGAGAAGGGGAAACAGGAGAGATGGCATGAAAGACACTTTTGAGGACGAAGCTCTCGAACTCAACCGCGAGAACGTTGAACTGGTGCTCGACGAGATGCGCCCTTATCTGATGTCCGACGGGGGCAACGTCGAGCTGGTCGAAATCGAAGGGCCGATCGTCAAACTGCGCCTGCAGGGTGCCTGCGGCTCCTGTCCCAGTTCGACCTACACGCTCAAGTTGGGCATCGAGCGCCGCATGAGAGAACTGATTCCTGGCGTCGCCGAAGTCGAGCAGGTTCTTTGATCAGCGCAATCTACGCACTAAAAAGGCTCCCGTAACTGGGAGCCTTTTTGTCAAAGCCGGGGCATTAGCGGCCACAGGCGGCGTTGTTTTGGAGATGCTGTACACCGGCACCCGCTGCCGCTCCGACGACAGCACCGGTAAAGCCGCCGAGCAACAGACCGCCCACACCGCCGTAGGCAGCACCCTTGGTCACGCTGTCCTGCTTGGCTTCGCCCCGACAGGTATAACTTCTTTCGCCGCGCGACTCGGCTCGATTGGAGCTGACGCGGGCGCGCTCGGTGTGTCTTTCTTTGGCCTGACCGGGCTGGGCAAGCATCCAAGCATTCAGACCGAAGCCCATCGCCAGAGCTGTGATTACTGCAATCGTTTTGCGCATATCGGGAACCTCATCGCACAATCCCATCATAAAGAATTCTTGAATTTTGTACCTGTGTCCCACGGCATAGGCACGAGGAGCCAGTGGCTGCACCGTGCTGGCCCAGGAGCAGGCGGCGTATACTGAGCAGGCCGATTTTTGCGTCCGTCGTCTACTCATGGTCTGGACCCGCCGCCACATTCTCAGTCTGAGCGATTTCAGCTTCGTTGAATACGCCCTGGTTCTCCAGACGGCGGGTAGCTTCCAGCAGGTGCTCGCCCGGCCCAACCGCAAGGTGCCCACCCTGCAGGGGCGGATCATCGTCAATCTGTTCTTCGAGCCTTCGACGCGCACGCGCTCAAGCTTCGAGCTGGCGGCGAAGGCACTCTCGGCGGATGTCGTCAACTTCAGCCCGTCTACTTCTTCCCTCACCAAGGGCGAGACGATCTTTGACACCACCCGCACCTACCTGGCGATGGGCATGGATATCGTCGTCGTCCGCCACAGCCTGAGCGGCGTTCCGCAGAGCATCGCCCAGGATCTCGAACAGCTGGGCAGTCCCGTAAGTGTGATCAACGCCGGCGACGGCCAGCACGAACATCCGACCCAGGGGTTGCTGGATCTGTTTACCCTCTGTGCCCTGCTCGATCCGCACGATCCACGCCCCGAACTGCTCGCAGGCAAAAAAATTGCGATCGTCGGTGACATTCTCCACTCGCGGGTGGCGCGATCGAACCTGTGGAGCCTTGTCACCTGTGGCGCTGATGTCCACCTCGCCGGTCCCCCGACCCTGTTGCCGGCTGAATTTGCCCAGTTCGGCGTCACCCTGCACCACCGGCTTGAACCAGCCCTCGCGGGTGCTGACTTTGTGATGACCCTGAGGTTACAAAAAGAACGGATGGGGGACTATCTGCTGCCGAGCCTGCGCGAGTACCACAGGCTCTACGGCATCACCCGCGAAAAACTTGCCCACTGCCGGCCTGAGGTGCGCGTGCTCCATCCCGGCCCGGTCAATCGGGGCGTCGAACTCAGTTCCGACCTGCTCGACGATCCACGATTGAGCCTCGTCTCCCAGCAGGTGGCAAGCGGTGTCGCCGTGCGGATGGCCCTGCTCTATCTATTGGGCGGTGGCCGATAATCGCCGCCTCTTGCCGAACACCCCGCCACCGACAAAACTGGACGTATGCGATGCCAGAAAAGATGATGGACCGTCCCTCGCGCGACTGCCAGGTGGTGGTGATTGGAGCCGGGATCGGCGGACTGACGGCGGGCGCACTGCTCGCAGCCCGTGGCTTCGACGTGCTGGTACTGGAGCAGGCGTTCGTGCCGGGCGGCTGCGCCTCGACATTCAAGCGGCGCGGCTTTACCTTCGATGTCGGCGCGACCCAGGTGGCGGGACTGGAACCGGGTGGCGTCCACGAGCGGGTCTTCCGCGAACTGAATATCGAACCGCCGACGGCCACACCCTGCGATCCGGCCTGCGCGGTCTATCTGCCAGACGAAACAGAAGCGATCAATGTCTGGCGCGATCCGGTGCGCTGGCGGGCAGAGCGCTCCCAACACTTTGCGGGCAGCGAGCGCTTCTGGGCCAAGCTCGACCAGCTGTTTGAGCTGAGCTGGGACTTTAATCAGCGCGAACCCCTGCTCCCGCCGGTCAACCCCAGCGACTACCTGGCCCTCGCAGGCAAGCTCCGGCCCCGGACGTTGCTGACGGCCCCCTACGCCCTGCGCACGGTGGCGGATGTGCTCAAGGACTATCGCCTCACAGGCGACCGGCGGCTGCGCCGCTTTCTTGATATGCAGCTCAAGCTCTACTCCACCGCCGAGGCGGACCAGACCGCTGTGCTCTACGGCGCAGTCTCCCTGGGCCTCTCCTGCGAGCCCCACGGTCTATTTCATCTCGAAGGCAGTATGCAGGTTTTGAGCGAGCGGCTGGTGGAGGGGCTGCGCAAGTACAAAGGACGGCTGCTTACCGGCCAGAAGGTGCAGGCGATCCGCACCCAGCAGGGCAAGGCTGCCGGGGTGGTTGTCTTTGACCGCCGCCGCGAGCGGGAGTGGGAACTGCGGGCCGCTCAGATCGTGGCGAACGTGCCGGTCTGGAGTCTGCCGGATCTGCTCGGGACGGTGCTGCCGGTGCGCTATCGCGAGCAGATCGACAAGCTGCCGGAAGCGCCGGGAGCCTTCGTGCTCTATCTCGGAGTGCGGGAAGAAGCGATCCCATCCGGTTGCCCGCCCCACCTGCAGTTTCTCTACGACCTCGACGGACCGGTGGCGGAGAACAATTCGCTCTTCGTCTCGGTCAGCCGTCCCGGCGACGGTCGCGCCCCCGAGGGCCACAGCACGATCATCGCCTCCAGTTTCACCAATGCCAGAGCCTGGATCGATGCTCCCGACTACGAAGCGATGAAGGCGGCGTACACCGAGACGGCGATCGACAGACTGGCGAGCTACTTTCCGGACCTGCGCGAGCAGATCGTCCACGCCGAAGCGGCCACCCCGCGCACCTTCCAGTTCTATGCCGGTCGGCCCTACGGCTACGTCGGCGGCATCGGGCAGCGGCCCAACCACTTCGGCCCCTTCTCGCTCTCCAACCGCACCCCAATCGCCAACCTCTGGCTGGTGGGAGACAGCACCTACCCCGGCGAAGGAACGGCAGGGGTCAGCTATTCGGCCCTCAACTGCGTCCGCTTGCTCGAAAAGCACGCCCGCTGAAGGGCGCGAGCAGGAAGGCGATTTTTTGATCGCACACTTTTTATAGATAGAAGTGCTGACACTCCATCGGCCCCGCCGCCGCGCCTGCGCGTCTGAAATAGCCCGGCAATAGTCATCACTTACCTGTGCGTCTTCTGCACATGTCCATTCAATCTAATGCAAAGTTGGTTCTTCTACATTGGCGCTGGTATTGATCAGCATAGATGGCCCGAGTTTTAGAGTTTCTACATTTCAATTCCATCTATATCAAGGAGGACACTAAAGTCATTTGCGAGAGATACTGCGATTGGAAACCAGTTTGGAAGGAGAAAGTCTAATGCAGCATCATGCCCGCAAGATGAGCGCCCTCGCTGTCAGTGGAGCGATTCTTCTGGGAGTGTGCACAGCGGTTCTCGCCCAGACTACGACCAGTGAACCGAGTACGACCACCACTACCCAGACGCCGGGTGCGCGGACGGCACCGAGCACGACCACGCCAGGCACAAGCCCGGCTCCAGCGGCCAGAACCTTGAACCTCAACGCCGTCACCGTCGCCCAACTGGTCCGCGCCGGTCTCGATCAGCCCTCGGCACAGCTCATCGTTCAGAACCAACCCTACAGCAAGCCAGAGGATGTCCTCGAGGTCAAAGGGCTCTCGGATCGAACGAAGGCGGCTCTCAAAGCAAACATGGATATTTTGAGAGCTGAACCAGCACCTTCTGCAAAATAGCGCCTGTTTCTATCTTGAATAACTGTCGAAAACAACCGATGTGCGTCGTGGGATCTGAATAACTTTTCAGATCCCACGACGCACTTGATCGATCCTGTCAGGGCTGGGTAGTAGTCGAGCCTACTCCCGAAGCTGGCGTGCCCACCTGATTTGTACTTGGAGTAAGTGTATTACTTGGGGTCAGTGTGGTCGTCCCCGTGGTCGGAGCGGCAGTGACCGAAGGCTGAACGCCAGAGTAGGTGCCCGTGGCATAGCCGCCGGAAGCTGGATTCAAGTTGCCGCCCTGGCCGGAGTACACGCCGCCGGAGACGGGGCTGCTGCTGCTGGGCAAATTGGGACCCGCGTAGACCGGTGGGGAAGCGGGCAGGTTGCTGCTCGGATTGAGTATGCGCGGGGTAGTCGTTGTGCCCGTGGTGATTCCGGTGGTGGTGCCGCCGGTAGTGGTCGTAATCTGGGCACCTGCCGGTAGGAGCAGGCCGCTGCTCAACCATCCACCAGCGATCACCGCCGTCAATAGCATCAGTGAGCGAGTCATCGAGCGCCTCCTTGTCAGTTCTTTTATAGTAACAATATCTCGGTTTCTCACATCCTTCCCGTGGGTGAGATTGGCAGCAGCGAGACGATCGTTTCGCGCCTGTGGCGGGGCATCTTAGTAGAAAAACGACTGGGGGCGAGAAGGGGTGAGCACGGTTCGGGTTATGGCGGTGGCGGTCAATGTCTTCCGCGAGTCGGTGCGTGACCGCGTGCTCTATTTGATTGTCCTGTTTGCAGTGCTGCTGCTATTGGGAGCGCGGCTGCTGCCGGATCTCAGCGCCGGGGCAGAGTTCAAGCTCATCCTCGATCTGGGTCTGGGGGTGATTCACCTGTTCGGTCTGGTGGTGGCTATCTTTCTGGGAACCAGCCTGCTCTACAAAGAAATCGAAAAGCGCACGATCTACCTGCTCATCGCCAAGCCCCTCGATCCGGCAGAATTTATCCTCGGCAAGCACCTCGGCCTGGCGGCGGTGCTCGCAGTGCTCATCGCCTTGATGAGCCTCTGCTTTGCTGCCGTGCTCGCGATAGGCCGTGTACCGGCGGGCGGCCTCGCCGCTGCCCTGGGCCTCTCCGTCGCCTTTGGCTATCTCGAACTGCTCGTGATCGTCGCGGCGGCGCTCTTTTTTGGCAGCTTTACCAGCCCCGTACTCGCCTCGATCTTCACGATCTCGCTGTATCTGGTGGGCCACTTTACAGCGGACCTGCTCAACCTGGGCCGATTGTCCAAAAACGCCTTCAGCGCCCAACTCACCCAGTTTCTCTACCTGATACTGCCGAATCTCGAGCGGCTGAACCTGCGCAACGGTGCTGTCTACGGCCAACTGCCCCCTCCTGGTGAACTGGCGCTCTCGGGGCTTTACGCCCTTTTGTATACCGGCCTGCTCTTGAGCCTCGCAGTGCTCATCTTTGCCCGGCGCGAGTTCTAAAAACGTATTTGCCCCAGGAAACAGCTTCTGCCGTTCGTGGAATTTTCATTTACAAAACAACAACTAAAGTATTCGGTGCGCAAATTAACCGGTAATCCGTGAAATGTGCTT harbors:
- a CDS encoding P-loop NTPase fold protein, translating into MPLEHLFADEVPDARPYDHRRTLYEKFGIVSNPFPSANQTSGHPHLSTPADKQIDSEVIAFYSDRRSHVIAVTATQGIGKTNLLNAYETALREKLAPKGFFVIRYIADPEPSFDPLIRSIFENLGEEHLARTVTELRKKIQLDSKRQDVIEQVKVPEVKIMVRSLIGADTDDKLQRRCSLAYQWLIGLPVRKAHRDEISVQFRLDTVESRTRALQDIVYFSAAVGTLEGIFLLLDELEKQGSTLSIMNTVRYLSALRALIDALPRYLFLMLALTPDALERYKEQVPALRGRLINEVSLPALTTEEQAIDLWRFYLNSAEIEAKSLADDNQWRRIPSADFIVSKLDAQRLFGDLLRRGSVRGANSVRQREYLHALHESARRSIELAV
- the ruvA gene encoding Holliday junction branch migration protein RuvA, which gives rise to MISFLRGQLVEVGPRSGQSWATLEVGGVGYRVWIHARTVRQLPRIGEEVKLFTAFIVREDAMQLFGFLEASERELFDQLISVSGIGPRMGLALLETLAPTELVQAILQGNTRALALAPGIGAKTAQRLALELRTRLSKWREEAGIAAVGAKADTRIYAEVEMALLALGFAPNETVKALDAIAPALAEEQQTEVWLRSAISWLSEER
- a CDS encoding CPBP family intramembrane glutamic endopeptidase, whose protein sequence is MILSRSQVLLVLALTALVLLLVAQIWRTLAQIDLAIAFSWTALLQGVGVGVAISLLSLLVYQLWPAYRESAIQYMEMVLAPLSRLDYLWLGLLPGLSEELLFRGVALPAIGLVASSVLFGLLHIWDWRHWPYALWATLIGLLLGGAMLVTGNLLVPVVAHILINWLSCLLWPKLVRQT
- a CDS encoding DUF2997 domain-containing protein, translating into MEQIEFIIHPDGRVEERVEGVTGNSCSELTRSIEQALGHTCHTQLTAEYYQQAQVSQSLWNTFEPH
- a CDS encoding DUF1257 domain-containing protein — translated: MSHFSQIKTRIRDLDALQKALADLDIVCERGNVTVRGYRGQTRPAHLVIRQENGHDVGFVWNGQEYELVTDVQFWQQRWTLERFLGKVSQRYALHTVLAESAPKGFNVVTQENREDGTLRLVLQRWNG
- a CDS encoding ferredoxin gives rise to the protein MSAEEPAAIRSGYEPELGGVLRSGQARSGYEPELGGMLRQKAVYVDEITCIGCGHCAYVARGTFYLESEYGRSRVINQDGDDEDRIQEAIDCCPVDCIHWVGYTELPALEEARRFQQIPDIGLPPTAHKLRPRRPVSRKPRVQKAEGR
- the brnA gene encoding type II toxin-antitoxin system BrnA family antitoxin; this encodes MKASDFDQHFDDTDQDMTAMLDISKASRPGLRTKRVNVDFPDWMVKSLDREANRLGVTRQSLIKLWIAEGLKSRGLVGP
- a CDS encoding BrnT family toxin — its product is MEFEFDDAKSAANKIKHGISFDEAQAIWEDSAYLEIPAKTIDEPRNMIIGLIGNKHWSAVITYRDDRIRLISVRRSRIEEIELYESI
- a CDS encoding VOC family protein, whose translation is MIKHFDHVTVVVQDVRAAQQFFGLLGFEEDKSVVIAGPKFSAYMGVDGIEAEHVTLVLADVSPRTEVQLLKYHHPHFLPDPAISNLTKLGFNHVCFAVDDLEAEVARLEARGVQLRNEIMDFHGRKLVFLWGPEGITVELAQWVEAARSAEAGTAAS
- a CDS encoding NAD(P)/FAD-dependent oxidoreductase, with product MEDVIVVGAGITGLAAARILRRAGLKVKLLEKSRGVGGRLATRRVETPYGTVSVDHGAQYFTCRSDTFRAFLAPLIAQKEVAVWIESVPTLKADGSLEAASAEHRSPRYVCPAGMSTLAKHLAQDLQVLLEHRVQSIAPTDSGHWQVHTENGACEEARAVLLTAPPAQSLVIADDFADDPAFAPASTVDFQPCLALIAGYGPVPPDKLPVALRWEDDPILAWSAVDSSKRLHPVSLTLVLHAQPEFSHQFLEADSELTTGEILHHCAKRLAPYTPLDLAQPEWVQLHRWRYAMPDNPLKENFLAIHTPAPLLMAGCWCAGARVEGAFVSGEAAGRALLQCLDR